The Verrucomicrobiota bacterium genome contains the following window.
TCGGGACAAACCGTTCGTTCACCTCTCAGGCGGCCAGCAACGCCGGTGTCTGCTCGCGCGGGCGTTGATGGATTCGCCTGCCGCCCTCTTGCTCGACGAGCCAACAGCCGGGGTCGATACCGAAGGTCAGCGGCAATTCTGCGTCATTCTGCGCGAGCTTTCCGCACAAGGCATCACGATTGTCCTGGTCAGCCACGACATCCCCCTCATCACCCAATACGCCCATCGCATCGCCTGCCTCGGCGTCACGCTGCACTGGCATGGCGCTGCGGGCGCGCTGGAACAGCACACCGTCCTCGACGCGTACCGTTGCGAACTGGAGCGATACCAAGTCGGCGATCCATGCATCATTTCGCATGGTCCCAGAGGGAAGCCCTGTTCATGACCCCCCGAACCACCAACATCATGACCCTATGAAAACAGCACCCGACAGTCCCATGAAGTTTCCCCTACGCGGCACACTCCTCGAGATAGAGGAGGGCGCACAGCTTCAGCCCAAGTTCGACGAACGCGGCCTCATCCCGTGCGTCACACAAGACGCCTCCACGCTCGAGGTGCTCATGGTCGGTGTGATGAACGCGGAGGCGCTGGGTCTCACCCTTGCCACCCGGGAGGCGCACTACTGGTCGCGCTCACGGCAGGAGCTCTGGCGCAAGGGCGAGCAGAGCGGCCTCGTCCAGCATGTCGAGCACGTGCTCATCGACGACGATCAGGATTGCGTGCTGCTGCGGGTGCGGATTGAAGGCGGCGCATCCTGCCATGTCGGCTACCGCTCGTGTTTCTTCCGTGAGGTCGCGCGACTAGGCCCCGGCCCGGACTTCGCGCTGAACTTTTTGGAAAAGGAAAAAGTGTTTGATCCCTCGAAGGTTTACCAGACTGGACAGGATGGCACACCGCTGGTGAAATCCCGAACACCGTCCTCATGACCACCGTGTTCAAACGCTTCTCGTTCGACGCCGCACACCGGCTGCCAGGACTCGTTCCAGGCCATCGTT
Protein-coding sequences here:
- a CDS encoding ATP-binding cassette domain-containing protein, coding for RDKPFVHLSGGQQRRCLLARALMDSPAALLLDEPTAGVDTEGQRQFCVILRELSAQGITIVLVSHDIPLITQYAHRIACLGVTLHWHGAAGALEQHTVLDAYRCELERYQVGDPCIISHGPRGKPCS
- the hisI gene encoding phosphoribosyl-AMP cyclohydrolase gives rise to the protein MKTAPDSPMKFPLRGTLLEIEEGAQLQPKFDERGLIPCVTQDASTLEVLMVGVMNAEALGLTLATREAHYWSRSRQELWRKGEQSGLVQHVEHVLIDDDQDCVLLRVRIEGGASCHVGYRSCFFREVARLGPGPDFALNFLEKEKVFDPSKVYQTGQDGTPLVKSRTPSS